A genomic stretch from Dissulfurispira thermophila includes:
- a CDS encoding DUF2934 domain-containing protein has translation MNLHDEIAKVAHELYEKSGRVPGRDLDNWLEAEKIVMARYEGQKAKGRRQKTEGNKKYAAKKTGAGRATGTKGKTKKTK, from the coding sequence ATGAACTTACATGATGAAATTGCAAAAGTAGCACATGAACTTTACGAAAAGAGTGGAAGAGTGCCAGGACGTGACCTTGATAACTGGCTTGAGGCAGAAAAGATAGTGATGGCAAGATATGAAGGACAGAAGGCAAAAGGCAGAAGGCAGAAGACAGAAGGGAATAAAAAGTATGCCGCGAAAAAGACTGGTGCGGGAAGGGCTACAGGTACTAAAGGTAAAACAAAGAAGACAAAATAA
- a CDS encoding PAS domain-containing sensor histidine kinase produces MEKQQIYDIIIDNLPVGFSIVDKNGIIVDFNNTAEKLTGYSRKEIIGRQHLKMLHGTEDKDRCPLFGHTFQKHEQIVAVEATIMKRDGDFIIASVTASPLFDSNGNFIGGIELFKDITELKRLERERKNILSMFAHDMKSPVITAEGFISRMLSGKTGPLTEVQRNYLELVKEELDGLQGLIADFLEFSRFEATECKPVIGPFNIEAAIRRHIEAARVEADRKNIEIFFESSDEIPLIYADAMLMGRVITNLLDNAIKYTNIGGSVTIRLVNTDKYILVQISDTGIGISEDHLPYIFDAFYRGKRDMKGSGLGLSIAKTIVEAHGGRIWAESVPEKGSTFSFTIPKR; encoded by the coding sequence ATGGAAAAACAGCAGATATACGACATTATCATAGATAACCTGCCTGTTGGATTTTCAATAGTAGATAAAAATGGCATTATCGTTGATTTCAATAATACTGCTGAGAAATTGACAGGCTATTCACGAAAAGAAATTATAGGCAGACAGCATCTCAAGATGCTGCATGGCACTGAAGATAAAGATAGATGTCCTTTATTTGGGCACACATTTCAAAAACATGAGCAGATTGTTGCAGTAGAGGCTACTATAATGAAAAGGGATGGAGATTTTATTATTGCCTCTGTTACAGCATCTCCCCTTTTTGACAGCAATGGCAATTTTATCGGGGGTATTGAGCTTTTCAAAGATATTACTGAATTAAAAAGGCTCGAACGAGAAAGGAAAAATATCCTTTCAATGTTTGCGCATGACATGAAAAGTCCTGTTATTACTGCCGAGGGCTTTATATCGAGAATGCTTTCAGGCAAAACAGGTCCTCTTACTGAAGTGCAGAGAAATTATCTTGAACTGGTAAAAGAAGAGCTGGATGGACTTCAAGGATTGATTGCAGATTTTCTCGAATTTTCGAGGTTTGAGGCAACAGAATGTAAGCCTGTAATTGGACCATTTAATATAGAGGCTGCTATACGTAGACATATAGAGGCTGCAAGGGTGGAAGCCGATAGGAAGAATATAGAAATTTTTTTTGAAAGCAGCGATGAAATTCCTCTGATTTACGCTGATGCAATGCTCATGGGTAGGGTTATTACCAATCTGCTTGATAATGCAATAAAATACACAAATATAGGTGGTTCAGTAACCATAAGGCTTGTAAATACAGATAAGTATATCCTTGTTCAAATATCAGATACAGGGATAGGTATTTCAGAAGATCACTTACCATACATATTTGATGCATTTTATCGGGGCAAAAGGGACATGAAAGGTTCGGGATTAGGCCTGTCCATTGCGAAGACTATAGTTGAGGCACACGGAGGGAGGATATGGGCTGAGAGTGTTCCAGAAAAGGGGAGCACATTTAGTTTTACTATCCCGAAGAGATAG
- a CDS encoding MarC family protein yields the protein MEIFNAFLLSIIPIMVAIDAPGVLPLYISLTEGMSKKERDIIARQSVFTAFLITIGFVFLGNAVFNALSIKVEDFMIGGGILLLIISIADILRFGERNSSVSSTLGVVPLGTPLLAGPATLTTTLMLTGNYGYLPVILSLTLNLILAWIIFNKAEVIIQLIGINGTRAIAKIASLLLAAIAIKMIRVGIFKIIHMT from the coding sequence ATGGAAATCTTTAATGCCTTTTTGCTCAGCATAATTCCTATAATGGTCGCTATAGATGCACCTGGTGTGCTGCCATTATATATTTCTCTGACAGAGGGAATGTCTAAAAAAGAAAGGGATATAATCGCAAGGCAATCAGTATTTACAGCATTTTTGATCACCATTGGATTTGTATTTCTTGGTAATGCGGTATTTAATGCCCTATCAATAAAAGTAGAAGATTTTATGATAGGGGGAGGCATTCTTCTTTTGATAATTTCTATTGCTGATATTCTTCGATTTGGAGAAAGAAACAGTTCTGTTTCTTCAACACTCGGTGTAGTTCCTCTCGGCACACCTCTGCTTGCAGGCCCTGCAACATTAACCACAACACTCATGCTTACAGGTAATTACGGATATTTGCCTGTCATATTATCACTGACATTGAATCTGATTCTGGCGTGGATAATATTCAATAAGGCAGAGGTCATAATACAACTCATAGGCATAAATGGCACAAGGGCAATTGCAAAAATTGCATCATTATTACTTGCTGCCATAGCAATAAAAATGATAAGAGTTGGCATCTTTAAAATTATACATATGACATAA
- a CDS encoding c-type cytochrome has product MSNKAARNLFIYGSLFFFAIFIVLTIDTMGKLDKRAPAITEEVNAGKMVWHKYDCIGCHTILGNGSYFAPDMTKIAEKKPKDYLKQFLMDPKSVNPKASMPKLGISSQEADNLIAFLDWISKVDTNGWPPKPILATAAGIAGKELSAGQKVYQTQNCSNCHMINGIGGTTGPELTHVGSKRDKAWLIGHFKDPKAYVPNSAMPAYGYLSEEELNNLTDYMVSLK; this is encoded by the coding sequence ATGAGTAACAAGGCAGCTCGAAATCTCTTTATCTATGGCAGCCTCTTTTTCTTTGCGATCTTCATTGTTCTAACTATTGACACAATGGGAAAGCTTGATAAGAGGGCTCCTGCCATCACAGAAGAGGTAAACGCAGGGAAGATGGTGTGGCATAAATATGACTGCATAGGATGTCACACAATTCTTGGCAATGGGTCTTATTTTGCACCTGATATGACAAAGATTGCAGAAAAGAAACCAAAGGATTATCTCAAACAGTTCTTGATGGACCCAAAATCAGTAAATCCAAAGGCTTCGATGCCTAAACTGGGAATTAGTTCTCAAGAAGCAGATAATCTGATAGCTTTCCTTGATTGGATATCTAAGGTAGATACCAATGGATGGCCGCCAAAACCAATACTTGCAACTGCTGCAGGCATTGCTGGCAAGGAATTATCAGCGGGTCAAAAAGTTTATCAAACACAGAATTGTTCAAACTGTCATATGATAAACGGCATTGGCGGAACAACAGGTCCTGAACTCACCCATGTGGGTAGCAAAAGAGACAAGGCATGGCTTATAGGACACTTCAAAGATCCAAAGGCATATGTCCCTAACTCTGCTATGCCAGCTTATGGGTATTTGAGTGAAGAAGAATTAAACAATTTAACAGATTACATGGTTTCGCTTAAGTAA
- a CDS encoding cbb3-type cytochrome c oxidase subunit I, whose translation MTIKYESQKIAQNFYTFAVLLFLVQVVVGIIAALQFMWPDFFILNFNIIRSLHINAMVVWLLVGMMGATYYVVSEESDTELWSVPMANFQFWATVLTVTLVVLGYIWMGINPQANSTTLFSTGILNEGREYIEAPRWADILIVVSVLLFLFNNFMTVLKTKKWTGIQGTLLGGLTVLALMYLPGMFYTKNMVKDQFWWWWVVHLWVEGAWEIIAGALLAFMLMKTTGVKREVVEKWMYVEVGLVMFTGILGTGHHYYWIGTPSYWLWVGGIFSSLEPVPLLVMVWDAFRTTRETRVVTNKAGLYYTVAHAIFNFVGAGLWGVIHTLPQVNKWTHGTQITTAHGHLAFYGAYVLLVLAMIYITLPAIRGVKEFNASRAFQSFWWMTISMIFIVLTITGAGMVQTYMERLMGLDYVAVKANYNLWFWILRAIFGVGFLYGVVIFVIDYFKLGKEPAPIAAPAPEKA comes from the coding sequence ATGACAATTAAATACGAAAGTCAAAAAATAGCACAGAACTTTTATACATTTGCTGTGCTTTTATTTCTTGTTCAAGTAGTGGTGGGCATAATTGCAGCACTGCAGTTTATGTGGCCTGATTTCTTCATACTCAACTTTAATATAATAAGGTCACTTCACATCAATGCAATGGTTGTCTGGCTACTTGTAGGCATGATGGGAGCTACATACTATGTTGTATCAGAAGAATCAGATACAGAACTCTGGAGTGTTCCAATGGCGAATTTCCAATTCTGGGCTACTGTTTTAACAGTTACACTAGTAGTTTTGGGCTATATATGGATGGGTATCAATCCACAAGCAAATAGCACCACCTTGTTTAGCACAGGTATATTAAACGAGGGTAGAGAATATATTGAAGCACCAAGATGGGCTGACATACTCATTGTAGTGTCTGTGCTGTTGTTCCTTTTCAATAATTTCATGACAGTACTTAAAACAAAGAAATGGACTGGTATTCAGGGCACATTACTTGGAGGGCTGACAGTCCTTGCACTGATGTATTTGCCGGGAATGTTCTACACCAAGAATATGGTAAAAGATCAATTCTGGTGGTGGTGGGTAGTACATCTCTGGGTTGAGGGTGCATGGGAAATTATAGCTGGAGCACTGCTTGCATTCATGCTCATGAAAACAACAGGGGTGAAAAGAGAGGTTGTAGAGAAATGGATGTATGTAGAAGTCGGATTAGTCATGTTCACTGGAATACTCGGCACAGGGCATCACTATTACTGGATTGGAACTCCAAGCTATTGGTTGTGGGTTGGTGGTATTTTTAGTTCTCTTGAGCCTGTTCCACTATTAGTAATGGTATGGGATGCATTCAGGACAACAAGAGAAACAAGAGTTGTGACTAATAAGGCTGGGCTTTATTACACAGTTGCACATGCCATATTCAATTTTGTAGGTGCAGGACTATGGGGTGTGATACATACACTGCCGCAGGTCAATAAATGGACGCACGGCACACAGATAACAACTGCCCATGGACATCTTGCATTTTATGGTGCATATGTACTGCTTGTGCTTGCAATGATATACATAACACTACCTGCAATCAGGGGTGTGAAAGAATTCAATGCATCAAGGGCATTTCAGTCATTTTGGTGGATGACCATCTCGATGATATTCATTGTTCTTACCATAACAGGTGCCGGAATGGTGCAGACATATATGGAGAGACTCATGGGTCTGGATTATGTTGCTGTCAAGGCAAACTATAATCTATGGTTCTGGATACTAAGGGCTATATTCGGAGTGGGTTTCCTCTATGGTGTAGTAATATTTGTAATTGATTATTTCAAACTTGGTAAAGAACCGGCTCCTATTGCAGCGCCCGCTCCTGAAAAGGCATGA
- a CDS encoding CopD family protein, protein MNKWFFNINLFLIVLLIIPSISFATTEYARQTGMSCNQCHIDPMGGGSLTHVGKQFLDDIKIKGLYRPLTSTQRVVRFFIGYIHLITAIAWFGTILYVHILLKPAYAARGLPRGELFLGWLSIIILAITGTLLTISRIPTWKVLCTTRFGILLSIKIILFIIMTGTAAIVTFVIGPRLKRKIAATGIPTEKKEFTVQDLHGFDGKEGRPAYIAYKGKIYDVTNSKLWKDGSHVKKHLAGHDLTDVLKTAPHGEEKILSMPEVGILVETGIKETRPMPVKIFYIFAYTNLAFVFLITFIIALWRWG, encoded by the coding sequence ATGAACAAATGGTTTTTCAATATAAATCTTTTTCTCATAGTACTACTTATTATCCCGTCCATTTCCTTTGCAACAACAGAATATGCACGTCAGACAGGAATGTCGTGCAATCAATGCCATATAGACCCAATGGGTGGTGGTTCACTCACACATGTAGGAAAACAATTCCTCGATGACATAAAAATAAAAGGTCTCTACAGACCTCTAACAAGTACACAAAGAGTAGTTCGATTTTTTATAGGCTATATCCATCTTATAACAGCAATAGCATGGTTTGGAACAATCCTCTATGTACACATACTCCTGAAGCCTGCATATGCTGCAAGGGGTCTCCCAAGGGGCGAACTATTCTTAGGCTGGCTATCCATCATTATTCTTGCAATTACAGGCACTCTCCTTACCATATCAAGGATACCTACATGGAAGGTTTTATGTACAACAAGATTTGGGATACTTCTGAGCATTAAGATTATCCTCTTTATAATAATGACAGGAACAGCAGCAATTGTCACTTTTGTAATAGGTCCTCGACTAAAAAGAAAAATTGCTGCAACAGGCATCCCAACAGAAAAGAAAGAATTTACGGTTCAGGATTTGCACGGCTTTGATGGCAAAGAAGGAAGGCCTGCATATATTGCATATAAAGGCAAGATTTACGATGTAACAAATAGCAAACTCTGGAAGGACGGCTCTCATGTAAAAAAACATCTTGCTGGTCATGACCTTACAGATGTGTTAAAAACAGCTCCTCATGGAGAAGAAAAGATACTCTCCATGCCGGAGGTTGGAATATTGGTAGAGACTGGAATTAAGGAAACAAGACCTATGCCTGTAAAGATATTCTATATCTTTGCCTATACAAATTTAGCCTTTGTATTCCTAATAACATTCATAATAGCATTGTGGAGATGGGGATAA
- a CDS encoding 4Fe-4S binding protein: MNNIRWLHISRRITQVVFLLLIFLMPVFDILRYDTATKELFIFGQVWSLGLKSGFYNDPSIYGATYVAVHFFLKAILPWVIVLCIFPLFGVLLGRSFCGWLCPEGALFELADFLTLKTIGQRSLYKKKLNDPEIKKGNKFFYGILSGLFLLIVPPLTGAALTGYFIAPKIIWHQITTGNFTFGVKAGIIGVSIYMFVTSILVRHAFCKYVCAAGLMQMLFGWISPVSLRIKFDRENLSRCTDCKRCEKACFMDVKPRYPKKDINCVNCGECITACRKELGDKCLFSYSFGSNTICVEHKALSLKCQEASE; the protein is encoded by the coding sequence ATGAACAACATCAGATGGCTCCATATATCAAGAAGAATAACACAGGTAGTATTTCTGCTCCTCATCTTTCTCATGCCTGTCTTTGATATACTCAGATATGACACGGCTACCAAAGAACTATTTATTTTCGGGCAGGTATGGTCTCTTGGATTAAAATCAGGATTCTACAATGACCCGTCAATATATGGAGCAACATATGTTGCAGTGCATTTCTTCTTAAAGGCGATATTGCCATGGGTTATAGTCCTTTGTATATTCCCTCTGTTCGGGGTCTTGCTCGGAAGGTCTTTCTGCGGATGGTTATGCCCTGAAGGCGCATTATTTGAGCTTGCTGATTTTCTTACCCTCAAGACCATTGGACAAAGAAGCCTTTATAAGAAAAAGCTCAATGATCCTGAAATTAAAAAAGGTAATAAATTTTTCTATGGCATATTATCAGGATTATTTCTATTGATAGTTCCACCTCTTACCGGTGCAGCATTAACAGGTTATTTCATTGCTCCAAAAATAATATGGCATCAGATAACAACAGGTAATTTTACATTCGGAGTAAAGGCGGGGATTATTGGGGTATCGATATACATGTTTGTAACATCGATTTTAGTGAGACATGCCTTTTGCAAATATGTGTGCGCAGCCGGATTAATGCAGATGCTCTTTGGATGGATAAGCCCCGTATCGCTGAGGATAAAGTTCGATAGGGAAAACCTCTCAAGATGCACTGATTGCAAGAGATGTGAAAAGGCTTGTTTTATGGATGTCAAACCAAGGTACCCAAAAAAAGACATAAACTGTGTAAATTGTGGAGAGTGCATTACAGCATGCAGAAAAGAGCTTGGAGATAAATGCCTTTTTAGCTATAGCTTTGGCAGCAATACAATATGCGTCGAACATAAAGCGTTAAGCTTAAAGTGTCAAGAGGCAAGCGAATAG
- a CDS encoding sensor histidine kinase, whose product MNGEQLIIIILFIIVIFLVFRLMRISKSTVEISQYLKELLSDNLDARLFPKGNKELDSIVMDITSLMEKIRDRLNFAETEKERMEAILRGMSDGVLITDDRGMVILANQSFKNLISVNEDIEGKQIIEVIRNAHLIGIFRDALKSGQNVSKEINISRPHKGSSGSHKAFWGADKDIHLIATAVPVYSNTEYITQDEKKWCSSDISQDSDVDHTTHDMRRNCKSAIVSGVVFTLHDITRLKQLEEMRKDFVANVSHEIKTPITAIKGFAETLLDGAMDDKENAVRFLGMIKSHSERLNNLVDDLLTLSKIELGDAHINKIDVNFEQVIDTVFMTLKEKADKKGLYLKKAIPDTTQTIFADKDRLMQIMLNLVDNGIKFTEKGGVTVGIDETGGRITIYVHDTGIGISSNHLHRLGERFYRVDRARSRDMGGTGLGLAIVKHLVNAHDWNMRIESELGRGTRVNIIIDRYL is encoded by the coding sequence ATGAACGGTGAACAACTGATAATCATAATACTCTTCATCATAGTGATTTTTCTTGTCTTTCGTCTAATGCGTATTTCAAAATCTACAGTAGAAATCTCACAGTATCTGAAAGAACTATTATCAGACAATCTTGATGCCCGACTCTTTCCAAAGGGTAATAAAGAACTTGATAGCATTGTAATGGACATTACCTCTTTGATGGAGAAGATAAGAGATAGGCTTAATTTTGCAGAGACCGAAAAAGAGCGAATGGAGGCAATATTGAGGGGTATGTCTGATGGAGTGTTGATTACAGATGATAGAGGAATGGTGATACTTGCAAATCAGTCATTCAAAAATCTTATCTCTGTAAATGAGGATATAGAAGGTAAGCAGATAATAGAAGTAATCAGAAATGCTCATCTTATAGGTATTTTTAGAGATGCACTGAAATCAGGGCAAAATGTATCAAAAGAGATAAACATATCAAGGCCGCATAAAGGGTCCTCAGGAAGTCACAAGGCTTTTTGGGGTGCAGATAAGGATATACATCTAATTGCAACAGCAGTTCCTGTGTATTCAAACACAGAATACATAACCCAAGATGAGAAAAAGTGGTGCAGTAGCGACATTTCTCAAGACTCGGATGTTGATCACACAACTCACGACATGCGGCGTAATTGCAAATCAGCGATTGTTAGCGGAGTGGTTTTTACACTGCATGATATTACAAGGCTGAAGCAGCTTGAAGAAATGAGAAAGGATTTTGTAGCAAATGTATCTCATGAGATAAAGACGCCTATAACTGCAATAAAGGGTTTTGCAGAGACACTCCTTGACGGTGCAATGGATGATAAAGAAAATGCAGTGAGGTTTCTTGGTATGATAAAATCTCACAGTGAAAGGCTTAATAATCTTGTAGATGATCTCCTTACACTTTCAAAGATAGAGCTTGGAGATGCACATATAAATAAGATAGATGTCAATTTTGAGCAAGTTATTGATACTGTTTTTATGACCCTGAAAGAAAAAGCTGATAAAAAAGGTTTATATCTGAAGAAGGCTATCCCTGACACCACCCAGACCATTTTTGCTGATAAAGACAGACTTATGCAGATAATGCTTAATCTCGTTGATAATGGGATAAAATTTACAGAAAAAGGTGGAGTAACTGTCGGCATAGATGAGACAGGTGGAAGGATTACCATTTATGTGCATGATACAGGTATTGGTATATCATCGAACCATTTGCATAGGCTTGGCGAGAGATTTTATCGTGTTGATAGGGCAAGGTCAAGGGATATGGGTGGCACAGGGCTTGGGCTTGCAATTGTGAAACATCTTGTTAATGCGCATGATTGGAATATGAGGATAGAGAGCGAATTAGGACGAGGGACAAGAGTTAATATCATAATAGATAGGTATTTATAA
- a CDS encoding response regulator, translating to MKNIFVVDDEIDIVELISYNLKKEGFSIDHAYDGESALKKIRGNKYDLIILDLMLPGIQGLELCKIIRTTPEISSLPVIMLTAKGEELDKILGLEMGADDYITKPFSIRELVARTKAIIRRTERAVVQEKCQSIEVSECQRTESVLKIKDMSIDREKYIVMIGSRQIKLSATEFKLLLYLAERPNKIFSRDHLLDAVWGDDVYVEPRTVDVHIRRIRTKIEEDPNNPVYIKTMRGVGYFFEA from the coding sequence ATGAAAAACATATTTGTCGTAGATGATGAAATAGACATTGTTGAATTAATCTCTTATAACCTCAAAAAAGAAGGATTTTCTATTGACCATGCCTATGACGGAGAATCTGCCCTGAAAAAAATAAGAGGCAATAAGTATGACCTTATTATACTGGATCTCATGCTGCCGGGAATTCAGGGGCTTGAACTTTGCAAAATTATCAGGACAACCCCTGAAATATCCAGTCTACCTGTTATAATGCTTACTGCAAAAGGGGAAGAGCTTGACAAGATTTTAGGTTTAGAGATGGGAGCAGATGATTATATTACAAAACCTTTTAGTATAAGAGAACTTGTAGCAAGGACAAAGGCCATTATCAGAAGGACAGAAAGGGCAGTAGTTCAAGAAAAGTGTCAAAGTATCGAAGTATCAGAGTGTCAAAGAACAGAAAGCGTTTTGAAGATAAAGGACATGAGTATAGATAGAGAAAAATATATAGTCATGATCGGCTCCCGCCAGATAAAGCTGAGTGCTACAGAGTTCAAACTATTATTATATCTTGCAGAAAGGCCTAATAAGATTTTTAGCAGAGATCATCTGTTGGATGCTGTCTGGGGTGATGATGTGTATGTCGAGCCAAGAACAGTGGATGTGCATATAAGAAGGATTAGAACAAAGATAGAGGAAGATCCAAATAATCCAGTATATATAAAAACGATGCGTGGCGTAGGATATTTTTTTGAGGCATAG
- the aroB gene encoding 3-dehydroquinate synthase, with the protein MMQTVRVELGERSYDIVIDSEILSNIGERIKVFGFSKVAVVSNPTVFDLYGDIVIDSIKNAGFEVFNVIIPDGEEYKNFNQTYQILTELLKNKLDRYSGLIALGGGVIGDITGFVASIYMRGIHFIQIPTTLLSQVDSSVGGKTGVNHELGKNMIGTFYQPRLVWIDIDTLKTLPKREILCGIAEIIKYGVIWDERLFEFLVHNRDSILMLDREHLMLIIRRSCEIKAEVVSADERETGLRAILNYGHTIGHAVETETGYKRFLHGEAVAIGMNIEAKIAELMGFLNKRDAIRIKSVIDSYGLPSELPKDIDLDRLVLHMKLDKKVEAGEMKFIIPEGIGKVKIQRDVSIKVIRKALGR; encoded by the coding sequence ATTATGCAAACAGTAAGGGTCGAACTCGGTGAGAGAAGTTATGACATTGTGATTGACAGCGAAATCCTTTCAAATATCGGAGAAAGGATTAAGGTGTTTGGTTTCAGCAAAGTGGCTGTAGTGAGCAACCCCACTGTTTTTGACCTTTATGGAGATATAGTTATAGATTCGATAAAAAATGCTGGATTTGAGGTTTTCAATGTCATTATTCCAGATGGGGAGGAGTATAAGAATTTTAACCAGACATATCAGATATTAACTGAGCTTTTAAAAAATAAGCTTGATAGATATTCAGGTCTTATAGCGCTTGGAGGAGGCGTAATTGGAGATATAACAGGTTTTGTAGCATCAATATATATGCGAGGAATTCATTTTATCCAGATACCAACAACGCTCCTTTCTCAGGTTGACAGTTCTGTGGGTGGAAAGACAGGCGTAAATCATGAACTTGGTAAAAATATGATAGGAACCTTTTATCAGCCAAGACTTGTATGGATAGACATAGATACGCTTAAGACATTGCCGAAAAGAGAAATTTTGTGTGGTATTGCAGAGATAATAAAATACGGCGTGATATGGGATGAGAGGCTTTTTGAATTTCTTGTGCATAACAGAGATTCCATTCTAATGCTTGACCGCGAACACTTGATGCTTATTATTAGACGCTCGTGCGAGATAAAGGCAGAAGTGGTTTCTGCTGACGAGCGAGAGACAGGATTGAGGGCAATACTCAATTATGGGCATACAATTGGTCATGCTGTGGAAACAGAAACAGGGTATAAGAGATTTCTTCACGGAGAGGCAGTTGCTATAGGTATGAATATCGAGGCAAAGATCGCAGAACTAATGGGTTTTTTGAATAAAAGAGATGCTATCAGAATAAAGTCTGTGATAGATTCATATGGTTTACCCTCTGAATTGCCTAAAGATATAGATCTTGACAGACTTGTTTTGCATATGAAGCTGGACAAAAAGGTAGAGGCAGGGGAAATGAAATTTATCATACCCGAGGGAATCGGGAAAGTAAAAATCCAGAGAGATGTCAGTATCAAAGTTATAAGAAAGGCACTTGGTAGATGA
- a CDS encoding shikimate kinase — translation MKNIVLTGFMGTGKTEVGRILSRRLGYVLVDADAEIEKEQGITITEIFKQYGESKFREIEANIIKKLSEMKNAVISTGGGAVLRQENMDNLRKNGVIICLTASPETIFNRTSNNNDRPLLQVENPLQKIRELLEFRKPYYEKADIMIDTEGKSPIEVAEEIIEKVKTLCKQ, via the coding sequence ATGAAAAACATTGTTCTTACAGGTTTCATGGGTACAGGAAAAACAGAGGTGGGCAGAATATTGTCTCGGAGACTTGGATATGTACTGGTTGATGCGGACGCAGAGATAGAGAAAGAACAGGGTATAACTATAACAGAGATATTTAAACAATATGGAGAATCTAAATTCAGGGAGATAGAGGCTAATATCATAAAAAAACTATCAGAGATGAAAAACGCAGTAATATCTACAGGAGGTGGTGCAGTGCTCAGACAAGAAAATATGGATAACCTCAGAAAGAACGGCGTGATAATCTGCCTTACTGCATCTCCAGAAACTATTTTTAACAGGACAAGTAATAACAACGATAGACCTCTCCTTCAAGTAGAAAACCCGCTTCAGAAAATAAGAGAACTCCTTGAATTTAGAAAGCCATATTATGAGAAGGCAGATATAATGATAGATACAGAGGGCAAGAGTCCAATCGAAGTGGCAGAAGAGATAATAGAAAAGGTGAAAACATTATGCAAACAGTAA
- a CDS encoding thermonuclease family protein, with the protein MQLFYYTRFLATITLILFITSPINTAYGEKFRVTAVHDGDTISIRTRSFAGIPLKTEQVRLIGIDAPELKQEPWGRMSKRYLKKLISESDWVVNIEFDVEPRDRYNRLLCYIWDKKGQLINEKMLENGYAVLYTVPPNVKYTNRFIEAQKKAQIRKIGIWRKGGLKESPEQWRKEHPRN; encoded by the coding sequence ATGCAGCTTTTTTATTATACAAGATTTCTGGCAACTATTACCCTCATTTTATTCATTACCTCACCTATAAATACTGCCTACGGCGAAAAATTTCGTGTTACAGCAGTTCACGACGGCGACACAATAAGCATAAGGACAAGAAGTTTTGCTGGCATTCCACTAAAGACAGAGCAAGTCAGACTCATAGGTATTGATGCACCCGAACTAAAACAAGAACCATGGGGAAGGATGTCAAAGAGATATTTAAAAAAACTTATAAGCGAAAGCGACTGGGTTGTAAATATCGAATTCGATGTCGAACCAAGAGATAGATATAACAGGCTTTTATGCTACATATGGGATAAAAAAGGACAGTTGATAAATGAAAAAATGCTCGAAAACGGGTATGCAGTATTATATACAGTCCCACCGAATGTAAAATATACAAATAGATTTATAGAGGCACAGAAAAAGGCACAAATTCGCAAGATTGGCATATGGCGCAAAGGAGGCTTAAAAGAAAGTCCTGAGCAATGGAGAAAAGAGCATCCGAGGAATTAA